The nucleotide window GTTTTTATATATTGTTGGCACTAAGGAGTCAGCTATCTCCGAAGTATCGCCAGGCTGCACGGACGAATGCGGAGATCGGCCAAAAGGGTAGATCCCGACAATTTATAGGCCACGTGTTCACTTAAACCCTTTTAACGCGGTGTTGGTGCAGAACATGTAATTACTTGTACATAATATCTAACTACTTTATGGAACCAGAAAACTGTTTAAGCTTCAACCATCTCTCTCAATCTCCTGATAGTAGATCTGACGGTGGCAGCAGCAGCGGTGGAAACGGTGTAAGCACCACCAGCAACGGTCTTCTTACAACCGGAGCAGTTCCAGATACCAGCAGCACCTCTCTTCACAGCCTTCTTACCACAGAAAGAACAGTCGTATCTGGCGTGTTGTTGGACTTCCAACTTCTTCACTTGTCTTCTCAAGGAAGAACCGTAACGGACACCGTACTTACCGGTAATACCAACCTTCTTCGTTCTCTTAGCCCTGTAAAAAATTGTTAGTAAC belongs to Eremothecium sinecaudum strain ATCC 58844 chromosome IV, complete sequence and includes:
- the RPL43B gene encoding 60S ribosomal protein eL43 (Syntenic homolog of Ashbya gossypii AGL310C; Syntenic homolog of Saccharomyces cerevisiae YPR043W (RPL43A) and YJR094W-A (RPL43B)) translates to MAKRTKKVGITGKYGVRYGSSLRRQVKKLEVQQHARYDCSFCGKKAVKRGAAGIWNCSGCKKTVAGGAYTVSTAAAATVRSTIRRLREMVEA